The stretch of DNA CCGCAACCGGGATAACCGGCGTCGAAAGTTCACGAATGACATCTTGCTGCGCTGTAATTTGTAAACTGGCCTGTTCTAGCTGTTCTCGTTGTTCTCTTTCACTGTTCATTCGTCTTTCAATTTCTTGATTCGCTCGTTGTAATTCCAGGTTAGCCAATTGGGATTGATAAAATTGTTTATCCTGTCCAATTAAAATCAAGCGCACAATTAAGATAACCACTAACAAAGCAAACGCACCAAAGAGCGTCCCAATAATTAAGTTGACAGTTTCATCAAGAGGAGAAAATATTTTAGGCGACCAAATTTTGGCCACAAATAGGCTGACAACAAAAGCCAACACTGTTACCCCAATCACCCAGCGACTATCTCTGTCATCCAGAATTGTATAACTGACAATAATAATGGCGAGAAAGCTGACACTCATGGCCGGAATGATAGCCGGGAGTACTATAACTTGGGTGACTATTACCAGCAGGAGAGATAAAACCATTATGTAGCCCCCCAGCCTGGCCCACCCTGCATGGAACAAGAAAGGGTAGCCCAAGCCTGCCAAAACAGCCACTAAGGCTCCACCAGCGTATATCACAAGTTGGGTATATTGGGGCACAAATAACCAGAGAATGACAGGTGAGATAGTTAACACGCCGGCAGCTATCCATACATATTTGCTGAACATTAAGGAGAATTTTGCCTTGCGAGCGCGTATTTTATCATCAACCCATTGCGTATCTTGAGTGGTGAAAGTATTCTCAGTATCCATATTTACAATGACTCCTGGGTAGTTATTGTGATAGGTTTGATAAGTCACGAGAACTCAGTACCATTCCTAAGCGATTAAGCGCCATCATTAACCCGGTTTGCAAATCGGATAAAGTCT from Anaerolineae bacterium encodes:
- a CDS encoding STAS domain-containing protein, giving the protein MTYQTYHNNYPGVIVNMDTENTFTTQDTQWVDDKIRARKAKFSLMFSKYVWIAAGVLTISPVILWLFVPQYTQLVIYAGGALVAVLAGLGYPFLFHAGWARLGGYIMVLSLLLVIVTQVIVLPAIIPAMSVSFLAIIIVSYTILDDRDSRWVIGVTVLAFVVSLFVAKIWSPKIFSPLDETVNLIIGTLFGAFALLVVILIVRLILIGQDKQFYQSQLANLELQRANQEIERRMNSEREQREQLEQASLQITAQQDVIRELSTPVIPVAEGIIVLPLIGSVDSLHARDITRSLLTGITQHRAKLVILDVTGMPLVDTGIVNHLNKTIQAAQLKGAQTIVTGVSDAVAEAIVDLGIDWSNVVTLNDLQTGLGVALKELGFELGKI